From one Erythrobacter sp. HKB08 genomic stretch:
- a CDS encoding phosphoenolpyruvate carboxylase: MTDVATLTERLQELHQRTRETPLFNPVFQLSLDLSRDLEAGRLTLDQVENLVRELECNSLTSRADRLRRNLSPVAPAQNDAAIAELCEGEDFETFRAEWERPSLHAVFTAHPTFLLTPEQSEAVAEAASSESEEAHCITGAERPAITLDYEHGRAMRAIAHAQDARDRIVGKTLAQAASKWPDEWRKLAPLPFRFASWVGYDMDGRTDIKWFDSIGFRLAEKAERLTRYCNSLEAIDDDHPLLAEITAARDYAQERADDFAADLSDPAALSVAANRLTANDPRKLLSLSRYINALESEAAEAGDDRAVALKTLAAAMRADGLGMGWIHFRVNSSQLHNAIRRRIEPDNTLDLASQSAIATLRELLTNVKPLRSNFAALAIESSTAIRQFLAMAQILHHIDGDAPIRMLIAECEQPSTILAALYFAKLFGIEDKVDVSPLFETESALEHGGRFLDALLAEEIYRDYARQRGRVCIQTGFSDAGRFVGQIPASLAIERLQGRLAEAMVANELTDVAALIFNTHGESMGRGAHPGGFEDRLAWPLSPWARRRFARAGIRLEPEVSFQGGDGYLHFATPELAQATLTRIAVLDPSSTDVDAPTDPFYRRTDLSLDFYRAIRKHQREHLESQTYSRALTAFGLGLLNSTGSRVSRRQSDLSADRDMNLRQIRAIPHNAILQQLGYPVNIISGIGSAADGNYEELAELIKESERGRQLIRLVRASNQLASIKTVAAFGELFNSAYWASRPYRGTETHLSDACETLAEYLTKDDRTGVFRRLASRLRVDALKLHRLLDLLPDEAPLDNRETVRRSIGVAQALRLALLQHMFIKAVSIPAFSRANDISRDDVLEMVFTLRIDDALAQLRRAYPTSFPKLGDFAVDEPSDYPDGSGEGYAAIQRDYIDPLERSYGLTLRLGTAIANEFGAHG, translated from the coding sequence ATGACCGATGTCGCGACGCTCACCGAACGCCTGCAGGAACTGCACCAGCGCACGCGCGAGACGCCGCTGTTCAATCCGGTCTTCCAGCTCTCGCTCGACCTGTCGCGCGATCTCGAAGCGGGTCGCCTGACCCTCGACCAGGTCGAGAACCTCGTACGCGAGCTGGAATGCAATTCGCTCACCAGCCGGGCCGACCGGCTGCGGCGCAACCTGTCGCCCGTCGCTCCGGCGCAGAACGATGCGGCGATTGCCGAGCTCTGCGAGGGCGAGGACTTCGAGACCTTCCGCGCCGAATGGGAACGGCCGAGCCTCCACGCGGTCTTTACAGCCCACCCGACCTTTCTTCTCACGCCCGAGCAGAGCGAAGCCGTCGCCGAGGCGGCGAGCAGCGAAAGCGAAGAGGCGCATTGCATCACCGGCGCGGAACGCCCGGCGATAACGCTCGACTACGAACATGGCCGCGCGATGCGCGCCATTGCCCATGCGCAGGACGCGCGCGACCGGATCGTCGGCAAGACACTCGCTCAGGCGGCGAGCAAGTGGCCGGACGAGTGGCGCAAGCTCGCCCCGCTCCCGTTCCGTTTCGCAAGCTGGGTTGGCTACGACATGGACGGGCGAACCGACATCAAGTGGTTCGATTCCATCGGTTTCCGCCTCGCCGAGAAGGCCGAACGCCTGACGCGGTACTGCAATTCTCTCGAAGCGATCGACGACGACCACCCGCTGCTGGCCGAAATCACCGCCGCACGCGACTATGCGCAGGAACGCGCCGACGATTTCGCCGCCGACCTGAGCGACCCGGCCGCACTCTCCGTCGCAGCCAATCGCCTGACCGCGAACGATCCGCGCAAGCTGCTCAGCCTTTCGCGCTATATCAATGCGCTCGAAAGCGAAGCTGCCGAAGCAGGCGATGACCGCGCCGTAGCGCTCAAGACGCTCGCCGCCGCGATGCGCGCCGATGGTCTCGGGATGGGCTGGATCCATTTCCGGGTGAACTCGAGCCAGCTGCACAATGCCATCCGCCGCCGGATCGAACCGGACAATACGCTCGACCTCGCAAGCCAAAGCGCCATCGCGACGCTGCGCGAGCTGCTGACGAATGTGAAACCGCTGCGCTCCAATTTCGCGGCGCTCGCGATCGAGAGCAGCACCGCGATCCGCCAGTTCCTCGCGATGGCGCAAATCCTGCACCATATCGACGGCGACGCACCGATCCGCATGCTGATCGCCGAGTGCGAGCAGCCCTCGACCATCCTAGCCGCGCTCTATTTCGCCAAGCTCTTCGGTATCGAGGACAAGGTCGATGTCTCGCCGCTGTTCGAAACCGAGAGCGCGCTGGAACACGGCGGGCGTTTCCTCGACGCATTGCTCGCCGAAGAAATCTACCGCGACTACGCCCGCCAGCGGGGCCGCGTCTGTATCCAGACCGGCTTCTCGGACGCGGGCCGCTTCGTCGGCCAGATTCCGGCCAGTCTCGCCATCGAGCGCCTGCAGGGCCGCCTCGCTGAAGCGATGGTCGCCAACGAGTTGACCGATGTCGCGGCGCTGATCTTCAACACCCACGGCGAGAGCATGGGCCGCGGCGCGCATCCTGGCGGGTTCGAGGACCGGCTGGCCTGGCCGCTCAGCCCGTGGGCGCGCAGGCGGTTCGCGCGGGCCGGCATAAGGCTCGAACCGGAAGTCAGCTTCCAGGGCGGCGACGGTTACCTGCATTTCGCGACGCCCGAACTCGCGCAGGCGACGCTCACGCGGATTGCGGTGCTCGACCCGTCCTCGACCGATGTCGATGCGCCGACCGACCCGTTCTATCGCCGCACCGATTTGAGCCTCGATTTCTACCGGGCTATCCGCAAGCACCAGCGCGAGCATCTGGAGAGCCAGACCTACAGCCGCGCGCTGACCGCCTTCGGGCTCGGCCTGCTCAATTCGACCGGCAGCCGCGTCTCGCGCCGTCAGAGCGACCTGTCCGCCGACCGCGACATGAACCTGCGCCAGATCCGCGCGATCCCGCATAATGCGATCCTGCAGCAGCTCGGCTACCCGGTGAACATCATTTCCGGCATCGGCAGCGCGGCGGATGGCAATTACGAAGAGCTGGCCGAGCTCATCAAGGAAAGCGAGCGCGGGCGGCAGCTGATCCGGCTGGTTCGCGCGTCCAACCAGCTCGCCAGCATCAAGACCGTCGCCGCTTTCGGCGAGCTGTTCAATTCGGCCTACTGGGCGAGCCGCCCCTATCGCGGCACGGAAACGCACCTGTCCGACGCGTGCGAGACCTTGGCCGAGTATCTCACCAAGGACGACCGGACCGGCGTGTTCCGGCGCCTCGCCTCGCGCCTGCGGGTCGATGCGCTCAAGCTCCACCGGCTGCTCGACCTGCTGCCCGACGAGGCACCGCTCGACAACCGCGAGACCGTGCGGCGCTCGATCGGGGTCGCACAGGCGCTGCGCCTCGCCCTGCTCCAGCACATGTTCATCAAGGCGGTGTCGATCCCGGCCTTCAGCCGCGCCAACGACATCAGCCGCGACGACGTGCTGGAAATGGTCTTCACCCTGCGGATCGACGATGCACTCGCCCAGCTGCGCCGCGCCTATCCGACGAGCTTCCCCAAGCTCGGCGATTTCGCGGTGGACGAGCCGAGCGACTATCCCGACGGTTCGGGCGAAGGCTACGCGGCCATCCAGCGCGACTACATCGATCCGCTCGAGCGCTCCTACGGCCTTACGCTGCGGCTCGGCACGGCCATCGCCAACGAATTCGGCGCGCACGGCTAG
- the eda gene encoding bifunctional 4-hydroxy-2-oxoglutarate aldolase/2-dehydro-3-deoxy-phosphogluconate aldolase, translating into MTDIDTIMRTAPVIPVIVIDDLDHAVPLAEALVAGGLRVLEVTLRTQAALPAIAAMKDVPGAIVGAGTVINQEQMEDVIEAGAEFIVSPGLTEPLARSAIRHNIAFLPGIANAGDIMRGLDLGLTHFKFFPAMAAGGLPALKALAAPFGQCRFCPTGGISEANAAEWLAFDPVLCVGGSWVAPKGKPDKAAIEKLAREAMDLRP; encoded by the coding sequence GTGACCGATATCGACACCATCATGCGCACCGCGCCGGTCATCCCGGTGATCGTGATCGACGACCTCGACCACGCCGTTCCGCTGGCCGAGGCGCTGGTCGCAGGCGGCCTGCGCGTCCTCGAAGTCACGCTGCGCACGCAGGCGGCCCTGCCCGCGATCGCCGCGATGAAGGACGTGCCCGGCGCGATCGTCGGTGCAGGCACGGTCATCAACCAGGAGCAGATGGAAGACGTGATCGAGGCGGGCGCCGAGTTCATCGTCTCGCCCGGCCTTACCGAACCGCTCGCGCGCTCGGCTATCCGCCACAACATCGCCTTCCTGCCCGGCATCGCCAATGCGGGCGACATCATGCGCGGGCTCGACCTTGGCCTGACGCATTTCAAGTTCTTCCCGGCCATGGCTGCCGGCGGCCTTCCTGCGCTGAAGGCGCTCGCCGCGCCCTTCGGCCAGTGCCGTTTCTGCCCGACGGGCGGTATCTCCGAAGCGAATGCCGCGGAATGGCTCGCCTTCGATCCGGTGCTGTGCGTCGGCGGAAGCTGGGTCGCGCCCAAGGGCAAGCCCGACAAGGCCGCCATCGAAAAGCTCGCCCGCGAAGCGATGGACCTGCGCCCATGA
- a CDS encoding glucokinase yields the protein MELVAVDIGGTHARFAIATIGDDGAIELGEPVTLHTDDHASFQTAWEDFRDRQGGTLPPRVAMAVAGPVKQDVIRFTNNPWIIRPPLIAEKLGCEAHCIVNDFEAVAHAAARAPNEQFIHLAGPKQDLPASGTISVLGPGTGLGVAHFWRDGEGHYRVQATEGGHGDFAPLDSIEDAILARLRKRHTRVSDERVVSGPAIVDIYHTLAAMEGRATKDVDDIEIWTKGTAGEDSLAAAAVDRFCLALGSVAGDIALIQGAKGVVIAGGLGYRIRETLLKSGFEDRFCAKGRFSNLMASLPVKLIVHPQPGLYGAAAAFALHHGDNA from the coding sequence ATGGAGCTTGTTGCGGTCGATATCGGCGGCACCCATGCCCGCTTCGCCATCGCGACGATCGGCGATGACGGCGCGATCGAACTCGGCGAACCCGTCACCCTGCACACCGACGATCATGCGAGTTTCCAGACCGCGTGGGAGGATTTCCGCGACCGGCAGGGAGGGACCCTGCCCCCGCGCGTTGCCATGGCAGTTGCCGGGCCGGTCAAGCAGGACGTCATCCGTTTCACCAACAACCCGTGGATCATCCGCCCTCCGCTGATCGCCGAGAAGCTCGGTTGCGAGGCGCATTGCATCGTCAACGATTTCGAGGCGGTCGCCCATGCCGCCGCGCGCGCGCCGAACGAGCAATTCATCCACCTCGCCGGGCCGAAGCAGGATTTGCCCGCGAGCGGCACGATCAGCGTCCTCGGCCCCGGCACGGGCCTCGGCGTGGCGCATTTCTGGCGCGATGGCGAAGGTCATTACCGCGTGCAGGCGACCGAGGGCGGGCACGGCGACTTCGCCCCGCTCGATTCCATCGAGGACGCAATCCTTGCCCGGCTGCGCAAGCGCCATACCCGCGTATCGGACGAGCGCGTCGTCTCCGGCCCCGCCATCGTCGACATCTACCACACGCTCGCCGCGATGGAGGGGCGCGCAACGAAAGACGTTGACGATATCGAGATCTGGACCAAGGGGACCGCGGGAGAAGACAGCCTCGCCGCGGCTGCCGTCGACCGGTTCTGCCTCGCGCTCGGATCGGTCGCGGGCGACATCGCGCTCATCCAGGGAGCGAAGGGCGTCGTGATCGCCGGCGGGCTCGGCTACCGCATCCGCGAAACGCTGCTCAAGTCCGGCTTCGAAGACCGTTTCTGCGCCAAGGGGCGCTTCTCGAACCTGATGGCGAGCCTGCCCGTCAAACTCATCGTGCACCCGCAGCCGGGCCTCTACGGCGCGGCCGCGGCATTTGCCCTGCATCACGGAGACAATGCGTGA
- the edd gene encoding phosphogluconate dehydratase, producing the protein MSKLHDTIHRVTQRVIENSRGSRAAYLELMQREADNQPDRAQVSCSNLAHAYAGALEDQEALKANRGANIGIVSAYNDMLSAHQPYGRYPERLKIYAREVGATAQVAGATPAMCDGVTQGETGMELSLFSRDVIALSTGVALSHAMYDGVLMLGICDKIVPGLLMGALRYGHLPTIFVPSGPMPSGVSNKEKQRVRQLYAEGKATRAELLESELGSYHSPGTCTFYGTANSNQMMMEMMGLHVPGAAFIQPGTKLRQALDREAVHRVAAIGRGGNDYRPLGKCVDEKAIINAAIGLLATGGSTNHAIHIPAMARAAGVQFDWSDLAELSSAVPLLARVYPNGAGDVNHFHDAGGMGYVIGELLEAGLAHRDVLTVGPSDLAAYAQEPGLDGEALTWREIGESGDAEMLRPASAPFQSDGGMRLVQGNLGRACFKSSAVERERWTIEAPCRVFEDQPSVAEAFRKGELDKDVVVVVRFQGPRANGMPELHKLTPPLGVLQDRGYRVALVTDGRMSGASGKVPAAIHCTPEALGGGPLARLRDGDVVKVCALTGELSTTADLDSREAAPDPRDEPGFGRELFAMMRMHADSAERGGSAMLATAGL; encoded by the coding sequence ATGAGTAAGCTCCACGATACCATCCACCGCGTGACCCAGCGCGTGATCGAGAATTCTCGCGGCAGCCGCGCGGCCTATCTCGAACTGATGCAGCGGGAGGCGGATAACCAGCCCGACCGCGCGCAAGTGTCCTGCTCCAACCTCGCCCATGCTTATGCCGGCGCGCTGGAGGACCAGGAGGCGCTCAAGGCCAACCGCGGCGCGAACATCGGCATCGTCAGTGCCTATAACGACATGCTTTCGGCGCATCAGCCCTATGGCCGCTATCCCGAGCGGCTGAAGATCTATGCGCGGGAAGTCGGCGCAACCGCGCAGGTCGCGGGCGCAACGCCTGCGATGTGCGATGGCGTGACGCAGGGCGAGACCGGCATGGAGCTGTCGCTCTTCAGCCGCGACGTGATCGCACTCAGCACCGGCGTCGCGCTCAGCCACGCGATGTACGACGGCGTACTGATGCTCGGCATTTGCGACAAGATCGTGCCGGGCCTCCTGATGGGCGCGCTGCGCTATGGCCATTTGCCGACGATCTTCGTGCCGAGCGGACCGATGCCCTCGGGCGTCTCGAACAAGGAAAAGCAGCGCGTCCGCCAGCTCTATGCGGAAGGCAAGGCGACCCGCGCGGAGCTGCTCGAAAGCGAGCTCGGCTCGTACCACTCGCCCGGCACCTGCACCTTCTACGGCACTGCGAACTCCAACCAGATGATGATGGAGATGATGGGCCTGCACGTGCCCGGCGCCGCCTTCATCCAGCCGGGCACCAAGCTGCGCCAGGCGCTCGACCGCGAAGCGGTGCACCGCGTTGCCGCCATCGGTCGCGGCGGCAACGACTACCGCCCGCTCGGCAAATGCGTCGACGAAAAGGCGATTATCAACGCGGCGATCGGCCTGCTCGCCACCGGCGGATCGACCAATCACGCGATCCACATCCCGGCGATGGCCCGCGCGGCCGGTGTCCAGTTCGACTGGAGCGACCTTGCCGAGCTGTCGAGCGCTGTTCCGCTGCTGGCGCGGGTCTATCCGAACGGCGCGGGCGACGTGAACCATTTCCACGACGCCGGCGGCATGGGCTACGTCATCGGCGAACTGCTCGAAGCGGGCCTCGCGCACCGCGACGTGCTGACCGTCGGGCCGAGCGACCTTGCCGCCTATGCGCAGGAACCGGGCCTCGATGGCGAGGCTCTGACCTGGCGCGAGATCGGCGAGAGCGGCGATGCGGAAATGCTCCGCCCGGCCAGCGCCCCGTTCCAGAGCGATGGCGGCATGCGCCTCGTCCAGGGCAATCTCGGGCGCGCATGTTTCAAGTCCTCCGCCGTCGAGCGCGAGCGCTGGACCATCGAGGCACCCTGCCGCGTGTTCGAGGACCAGCCATCTGTCGCAGAGGCCTTCCGCAAGGGCGAGCTCGACAAGGACGTCGTGGTCGTCGTGCGTTTCCAGGGCCCGCGCGCCAATGGCATGCCCGAACTGCACAAGCTCACCCCGCCGCTCGGCGTGCTGCAGGACCGCGGCTACCGCGTTGCGCTCGTCACAGATGGCCGCATGTCGGGCGCCAGCGGCAAGGTACCTGCGGCGATCCATTGCACGCCCGAGGCGCTCGGCGGCGGCCCGCTTGCCAGGCTGCGCGACGGCGACGTGGTCAAGGTCTGCGCCCTCACGGGAGAGCTTTCGACCACCGCCGATCTCGACAGCCGCGAAGCCGCGCCCGATCCGCGCGACGAACCCGGCTTCGGTCGCGAGCTGTTTGCCATGATGCGCATGCATGCCGACAGCGCGGAGCGCGGCGGTTCGGCCATGCTGGCGACGGCGGGCCTATGA
- the zwf gene encoding glucose-6-phosphate dehydrogenase, translated as MSFTADRLLLFGATGDLAQRMLLPSLCALHADELIDPDLKIIGTARTEMNDGEFREFAREALEKFLPAERRGGMAGFLNRLSYQPLDATTLEGYNALAEKVGPTDKGLAIFLSTAPSLFEPTIRGLQHAGLDGETVRMCLEKPLGTDLGTSCEINDAVAAAYPEERTFRIDHYLGKETVQNLLALRFANLMFEPLWNAACIDHVQITVAETVGLEGRVAFYDDAGALRDMVQNHMLQLLALVAMEPPSDYEATAIRDEKVKVLRSLRPVGEGETVTGQYRAGAIGGQAVPGYDEELGKDSDTETFVAIKAHVDNWRWKGVPFYLRTGKRLPERVTEIVVQFRCVPHSIFAGKGATMQPNRLVIGIQPEENITLSLMAKVPGLDREGIRLRQVPLNIAMPDAFVGQHRRIAYERLLLDLIEGDQTLFVRRDEVEAQWEWVDAIRAGWDAQGMTPKTYTSGSWGPSAAIALAERDGVTWHE; from the coding sequence ATGAGTTTCACTGCCGACCGCCTGCTGCTTTTCGGCGCCACTGGCGACCTTGCGCAGCGCATGCTGCTGCCCAGCCTGTGCGCGCTCCATGCGGACGAGCTGATCGATCCCGACCTGAAGATCATCGGCACCGCCCGGACTGAGATGAACGACGGCGAATTCCGCGAATTCGCTCGCGAGGCGCTGGAGAAATTCCTGCCGGCGGAACGCCGCGGCGGCATGGCCGGCTTCCTCAACCGGCTGAGCTACCAGCCGCTCGATGCGACCACGCTGGAAGGCTACAATGCACTCGCGGAAAAGGTCGGCCCGACCGACAAGGGCCTCGCCATCTTCCTCTCGACCGCGCCCAGCCTGTTCGAGCCGACAATCCGCGGCCTGCAGCATGCCGGGCTCGACGGCGAAACGGTGCGCATGTGCCTCGAAAAGCCGCTCGGCACCGATCTCGGCACCTCGTGCGAGATCAACGATGCGGTCGCTGCCGCCTATCCGGAGGAGCGCACTTTCCGGATCGACCATTATCTCGGCAAGGAGACGGTGCAGAACCTCCTTGCGCTGCGCTTCGCCAATTTGATGTTCGAGCCGCTGTGGAACGCCGCTTGCATCGACCATGTCCAGATCACCGTCGCGGAAACCGTCGGCCTCGAAGGTCGCGTTGCCTTCTACGACGATGCAGGCGCACTGCGGGACATGGTGCAGAACCACATGCTGCAGCTCCTCGCGCTCGTGGCGATGGAGCCGCCTTCAGACTATGAAGCGACCGCCATCCGCGACGAGAAGGTCAAGGTCCTGCGCTCGCTCCGCCCGGTCGGCGAAGGCGAGACCGTGACCGGCCAGTACCGCGCCGGCGCAATCGGCGGACAGGCCGTTCCCGGCTATGACGAGGAGCTCGGCAAGGACAGCGACACCGAGACTTTCGTTGCGATCAAGGCGCATGTCGACAACTGGCGCTGGAAGGGCGTGCCCTTCTACCTGCGCACGGGCAAGCGCCTGCCCGAGCGCGTGACCGAAATCGTCGTCCAGTTCCGCTGCGTCCCGCACTCGATCTTCGCCGGCAAGGGCGCGACGATGCAGCCGAACCGGCTCGTCATCGGCATCCAGCCGGAAGAGAACATCACCCTGTCGCTGATGGCGAAGGTGCCCGGCCTCGACCGCGAGGGCATTCGCCTGCGGCAGGTTCCGCTCAACATCGCCATGCCCGACGCCTTCGTCGGCCAGCACCGCCGTATCGCCTACGAACGGCTGCTGCTCGACCTGATCGAAGGCGACCAGACGCTGTTCGTCCGCCGCGACGAGGTGGAGGCGCAGTGGGAATGGGTCGATGCGATCCGCGCAGGTTGGGACGCGCAGGGCATGACACCGAAGACCTATACCTCCGGCAGCTGGGGCCCGAGCGCCGCCATCGCCCTCGCCGAACGCGACGGAGTCACCTGGCATGAGTAA
- a CDS encoding transglutaminase family protein, which yields MTLSISARFAFETDQPTDVLLQFEAAAIPEQRIGKANTSLTQAEHCARVPAEDDIGERIWLRSQGRFDVEYSAEVTIERLLPDLGTLEALSPHEMPGEAVKYMLDSRYCPADSFQSFVEGEFGGTLGGARVDAIRQWIADHFDYAPGSSHVNTTARDSFIERRGICRDFAHVLVTLARASTIPARYVACYAPRVEPQDFHAVAEVFLADPTVEGGGAWHIVDATGMADPAFTAKIGVGRDAADVSFLTSFGPSNFLFSEVRVEKL from the coding sequence ATGACCCTTTCCATTTCCGCCCGCTTCGCTTTCGAAACCGACCAGCCGACCGACGTGCTGCTGCAGTTCGAGGCTGCGGCCATTCCCGAGCAGCGGATCGGCAAGGCCAACACGTCTTTGACACAGGCCGAGCATTGCGCGCGCGTGCCTGCCGAAGACGATATCGGCGAACGTATCTGGCTGCGCTCGCAAGGGCGCTTCGACGTCGAATATTCGGCGGAAGTGACGATCGAGCGGCTGCTGCCCGATCTCGGCACGCTCGAGGCCCTATCGCCGCATGAAATGCCCGGAGAGGCGGTCAAATACATGCTCGATTCCCGCTATTGCCCGGCGGACAGCTTCCAGAGCTTCGTCGAGGGCGAATTCGGCGGAACCTTGGGCGGTGCAAGGGTCGATGCGATCCGCCAGTGGATTGCCGACCATTTCGACTACGCGCCCGGTTCGAGCCATGTGAACACGACCGCGCGCGACAGCTTCATCGAGCGGCGCGGGATATGCCGCGACTTCGCGCATGTACTCGTGACGCTCGCCCGCGCATCGACCATCCCTGCCCGCTATGTCGCCTGCTATGCGCCGCGCGTCGAGCCGCAGGACTTCCATGCAGTCGCCGAAGTCTTCCTCGCCGATCCGACGGTCGAGGGCGGCGGTGCCTGGCATATCGTCGATGCGACCGGCATGGCCGATCCCGCCTTCACCGCGAAGATCGGCGTCGGGCGCGATGCGGCGGACGTCAGCTTCCTGACCAGCTTCGGGCCGAGCAATTTCCTTTTCAGCGAGGTCCGCGTCGAGAAACTTTGA
- the rimO gene encoding 30S ribosomal protein S12 methylthiotransferase RimO: protein MNTTTKLPDQKKVGMVSLGCPKALVDSERILTRLRADGYAMSPDYAGADVVLVNTCGFLDSAKEESLAAIGEAISENGRVIVTGCMGEEADAIRAAHPQVLAVTGAHQYEQVVEAVHTHAPPSQGPFVDLIPQPSEADIKLTPRHYSYLKISEGCNHSCAFCIIPQLRGKLASRRVDAVLREAEKLVAAGTKELLVISQDTSAYGVDTRHEEREWKGHLVRAHMTDLARELGQLRTEEGRAPWVRLHYVYPYPHVDAVIPLMAEGLLTPYLDIPFQHAAPNVLRAMKRPANEAKVLERLRKWREICPDIAIRSSFVVGFPGETEDDFRYLLEWLEEAQLDRVGGFRFEPVEGAAANDLPNPVPEEVKEERYARLMEVTERISTAKLAAKVGKTIPVIIDEVGEPDEDGDIGATGRSQADAPEIDGAVYLRNVAATLKQGDIVDVTIEDADAHDLFGVPA, encoded by the coding sequence ATGAACACCACCACCAAACTCCCCGACCAGAAGAAGGTCGGCATGGTCAGCCTCGGCTGCCCCAAGGCGCTCGTCGATTCCGAGCGTATCCTCACGCGCCTGCGTGCCGACGGCTATGCCATGAGCCCCGATTACGCCGGCGCCGACGTTGTGCTGGTGAACACCTGCGGCTTCCTCGATTCCGCGAAGGAAGAGAGCCTTGCCGCGATCGGCGAGGCAATTTCCGAGAACGGCCGCGTGATCGTGACCGGCTGCATGGGCGAGGAAGCGGACGCGATCCGAGCCGCCCACCCGCAGGTTCTCGCCGTGACCGGCGCGCACCAGTACGAGCAGGTGGTCGAGGCGGTGCACACCCATGCCCCGCCGAGCCAGGGGCCCTTCGTCGACCTGATCCCGCAACCCTCGGAAGCGGACATCAAGCTGACCCCGCGCCATTACAGCTACCTCAAGATTTCCGAGGGCTGCAATCACTCCTGCGCCTTCTGCATCATCCCGCAGCTTCGCGGGAAACTCGCCAGCCGACGCGTAGATGCGGTGCTGCGCGAGGCGGAAAAGCTCGTCGCTGCCGGCACGAAGGAATTGCTGGTCATCAGCCAGGACACCTCGGCCTATGGTGTCGATACCCGCCATGAAGAGCGCGAGTGGAAGGGCCACCTGGTCCGCGCCCATATGACCGACCTTGCCCGCGAGCTCGGCCAGCTGCGTACCGAGGAAGGCCGCGCCCCGTGGGTCCGGCTGCACTACGTCTATCCCTATCCCCACGTCGATGCGGTTATCCCGCTGATGGCCGAGGGACTGCTGACGCCCTATCTCGACATTCCCTTCCAGCATGCCGCACCCAATGTGCTGCGCGCGATGAAGCGTCCGGCGAACGAGGCCAAGGTGCTCGAACGCCTCAGGAAATGGCGCGAGATCTGCCCCGACATCGCGATCCGCTCCAGCTTCGTTGTCGGTTTTCCGGGCGAGACGGAGGACGATTTCCGCTACCTCCTCGAATGGCTCGAGGAAGCGCAGCTCGACCGCGTCGGCGGATTCCGTTTCGAGCCGGTCGAAGGCGCTGCGGCGAACGACCTGCCGAACCCGGTGCCGGAAGAGGTCAAGGAGGAGCGCTACGCAAGGCTGATGGAAGTCACCGAGCGTATCTCGACCGCCAAGCTCGCGGCCAAGGTCGGCAAGACCATTCCCGTCATCATCGACGAGGTCGGCGAACCGGACGAGGACGGCGACATCGGCGCGACGGGCCGCAGCCAGGCGGACGCACCCGAGATCGACGGCGCAGTCTACCTGCGCAATGTCGCCGCGACGCTGAAGCAGGGCGATATCGTCGACGTCACCATCGAAGACGCCGACGCGCACGACCTGTTCGGAGTGCCCGCCTGA
- a CDS encoding DUF1761 domain-containing protein encodes MGNISILPIVLAAVAFFVVGFIWYGLLFGKAWQAAAGLSDEDVQTGNMPLIFGLTFLFEMLIALVLAHQFAMTGASDRAVMMISVGFGAFVMTPAIGINYLYQRKSGKLFAIDAGHFILGMTAMGLVFTQFN; translated from the coding sequence ATGGGCAACATTTCGATCCTGCCGATAGTGCTGGCGGCAGTCGCATTCTTCGTCGTCGGTTTCATCTGGTACGGGCTGCTGTTCGGCAAGGCGTGGCAGGCTGCAGCGGGCCTGAGCGACGAGGACGTCCAGACCGGCAACATGCCGTTGATCTTCGGCCTCACTTTCCTGTTCGAGATGCTGATCGCGCTGGTGCTGGCCCACCAGTTCGCGATGACCGGCGCGAGCGACCGGGCGGTGATGATGATTTCGGTCGGTTTCGGCGCCTTCGTCATGACGCCGGCGATCGGGATCAACTATCTCTATCAGCGCAAGAGCGGGAAGCTGTTCGCCATCGATGCCGGACATTTCATTCTCGGCATGACCGCGATGGGGCTGGTCTTCACCCAGTTCAACTGA